The sequence TGGTAGACTGATGTCGAGCCTTCCAATGCTGTTTGCTGTGTGTGACGTTAGGTGGGAGTGTTCATTCATAAGGTCATCTGTCGCTGCCAGTGCCTCCCAGACTAGGGGTGTGAACAGGCTTCTGCTATACCCGGAATTGGAaaatgtgcattatccctgctGCAGTCTGGCTAATTAGGTATTAGTGGGGCTTTTTCACGTATTGCTGCTGGGACTACTCTTTTAACAGAGCAGTCAAACAGGAAGGAAGCTTCTGGATTACTTCAATATATAGTAATGAACCATTCGTCATCAAATGACTATGTCTTCCACACTGCGTCCATCTATAATGCCTCACAAAGAACAAGCAGCGTTTGGCATCCCTCGAAGCTTGAGTTGTATCAATAATCTTTACCAACATGTAAGGCTGGCAGAAGGATTTGGTGGGTCAGGAGTTTGTTTAACCAAAGAGCATCACAGATCGCCTACTTCACAACATACAGAAATTAAGGTGAGCAACAGCTGCGATCCAGAGCTACATCCAATTATTCGCCGTAGGACAAAGTCTCTTCCTAGTTCTCCAGAGAGGAAGATTTCTGCTAAATGTCGGCCTCAATGCCATAAAGTGAGATTTGCAGATTCACTTGGTTTGGAGTTGGCGGAAGTAAAGGTATTCAACACTAGTGATAACCCATTCATCCCTCTCCATGTCCTCTCACGACTGTCTATCAATTCAGACTTGTGTTGTAGTCAAGATTTGGAAGTTTCCATAGAATACTTGGAGCCAGACTTCAAACAGCCGGCTGAGTGTGGAGATTTTTTGGAGCGTCTGCATCAGCATTGTGTCTGCTTAGAACAAGTTACCAGTTCAGTGGAGCTAGAGATTTCTGGCACCATTCGAGTGTTAAATCTTGCCTTTGAAAAATTGGTTACAGTGAGGTATTCTTTTACTAATTGGAAGACCCATTATGATGCAAGAGCAATTTGGCTAAATAGTGACAACACAGTCGTTCCTAACACAGATGTATTTGCCTTTGTTATTTCATTGCCACCTTTTTTACAGCAAATCTGCTCTGTGGTACAAATTGCCGTAAGGTACCAGGTCGACGGCAAGGATTATTGGGATAACAACCATggaaataattatatttttatatcaaaGAGCCACAGACTTAAAATCCCGAAAGATTGTGAGCAGAGTTGGATCCATTTCATCTGATCTATTGACTAGTGTTTTACTGGAAAAAATAACCTGGATACAATAGATTTCTACCTTGTTCGGGGTAGCTTCTGCAGTCACACTGGATCATCAAAGAGAATCTAGAACAGAAGAGACTGATAGTCAGGTGGATGTTGCTGGACTGACCAGTGTGATTAATGGATTATGTGCAGTCGGGTTTTCACATTATTTTACATATGCTGTAAATAAGTGCTGAATGAATATGCTTGGTTGTCGGTAGACAAAAGAGGATTAATGTCTTCACATGAATAATAGTACTGTTACAGAACATGGATTTTAAGGAGTTGTTTTGTTCGTCTTGAGATGACGATGAGATAAAATTAGAAGTCATGTTTAACATAAATGTTTGTTCAGATATAATAACGTAGCATAAAAGAAATGTGTTGTCGTTAGGAGACATTTGTGCCTTCTTTCTGAAAATAACATTATTTGCAGGcctgtttgtttaaaaaaaaaaaaaaaaagaatctcagGTTAAAATACTCATGTAGAATACTTCAGGTAAAatactgataaaccaggggccatTTCCTAAAGAAATGAATCAATATGCAAGAACAGACCATTCCTGGAAAATATCATCTTAAATCATtgaaattatttttgtattattgaaGTAGTACACTACTTCCCACAAAAAAATAGTAAAGCACAGAACTGCAGCGAATAATTATACATCTTCCAACAGTTTTGTAGAGTTTCGATATATTATAGAATATTTAAAAGTCTTTGAACAGAAAATCTGAAACTGTCACCATTACAAGTAGATGATCAAAGGTTAAAAACTTTGTTACAAACATGGGAGTGCATCCTCATTACTTTTTAATCATAAGATAAATTATATTTGTTAGATTGGTAGAGGTCCAACCATCAGGAACCCTTTGATTGCTAAAATGGTGGTATAGCATGTGCACTGACAGCCCCATTGTAACACCGTGGtcttacacagtggggcagatttatcaagctgtctgaaagtcagaatatttctagttgactTTGCTgtgatgtgattggttgccatgggcaactagaaatattctgactttcagacagcgtgataaatctgccccagtagtatGTCAACTATCTTGATAGACTAAAACTACATGTTTTAGTCATGTCACCTGTACTAAATAATAATATAGACTTGTACCAAAGAACCAGTATAGAGATGTGGAATTTTAAAAGATAATCAGCGTCCAGGGTTGGTGGACTGTCACCAAAGCAATGCTTGTTACCGTAGGGGTTAAGTGGCAGCGTTTCTATCTTGTTCCTCTCCATCCACTACATTGAATAAactactttataaaaatatgaaattGATAACGAGGTGCTCAGGCCTCCGTTACACGAGCACCTCCAGTCTCCGTCCGTTGATAAAATATGCTCGCCCCCTTCATTTATATTCAATCTGCCGCCGCAAGTGCTGCGGACAGCTGGTGACGTCCCTGGCTGTCTGCAGCAATTGCAGATGGCCAGCAGAGTGATTATAATTTAAGGTGATGTGCATATTTTATCATCGGATGGAGCCAGGAGACGCTCGGCTAGCGGAGGCCtgagcacctctggctcatttgcatatttttgcctTATTTGGTGTAGTGGATGTGGAGGAACAAGATGCTGCCATATAACCCCTAAGGTAATGAGCATTGCTTTGGTGACAGTTTACCATCCCTAAATCTGGTGCTATATGTCCTTTAAGTGCACTGAACCTTTATTATACAGTttccattaggctacattcacactgccgtgtgggggacgtatatacggccgatatacgtcccccgtagacggcaatgggtgcacggcgccctacgggagcggtacggtgcagcacacgtgcggcaccgtaccgctccgtaccccggaaaaagataggacatgtcctatctttgtccgtagtacggcgccgtgcgccataacttcctatggagaggggcgggggtgagctgcgctcacctcctcctcctctccccgtacactgccgttgcccggtacggtacgggcgggcaatggcagtgtgaatatagccttagtctgTAAGAAAATATAGGTTTGTGGAGTATATATTTATCTTTGCCACAGTTTCATAAAAACCTCAGCATGATACAAAAATAATCAATGATGTTCACTTTATGATATATCTTATGCATATCTCAAAGACTACTATATGTCTGCATGGAATAAAATATCCCTGAAAGATGAAAACTGTATACAGTTGCCTTTTTGTTAGCATCCATTTTGAGCGTATCCATTAAATGGATCTAAATGTAATGGGAACATGCCTGTAACTACTGATTGCAGTGTGACCTTCTATGAATGCCATGTGTACAAGACATCAATTTGTTTGAGCAGGTTAAAGTTAAAACTAGTAAGGACAGTTGTCAAATCAGCCAAgaccaatattaaccccttaatgaccaccctatcggctttttacggcggtcattaaaggtacttcttctgacgcgtacgcctttctacggcggcgcgtcagaagaagatttcgggacaccgggtctcgctggtgccggtgtcgggctgtgatcttacaaGCATGACCGCGTTGTGCAAGTGTGTCCCTCGTGGATCGgagccccccccccggtgtgcttaccgggggatccgatccctcctgccgcagccccgggttccggcGAGTGACCGGGGCTTCCGGCTCCTTTAcgcgccgggttctgccttcctggcaggtcccggctgtaagtaactgagcatgtgcagcatgctcagttactttcactatacactgcaatacaagtttaTTGCAgtataaaggcttgaataagcgatcggacgatcgcttgttcaagccaagaagtagaaaatgtaaaaaagttaaaaaaaaaaaaaaagattaagtcattttataatataattaaataaataaataaaataaaagtcccataatctccccagttacacataaaatgcaaataaagtatataaaacacaaaaacacgtacaaatttggtatcaccgcgaccgtatcaatctgtacaataaatctaaatcaatcttgaacccgctcggtgaacgacgtaaaaaaaaaaatcgaaaaacttcccgtattatacaatttttcatcaaacaccgtcacaaaaaatgttctaaaaagtgatcaaaaaaagttacgttccctaatataaaaataagccctcaacgaggtctgacaacagaaaaatacagaagttatggccctaaaaagttgtcaatagtaaaaacaatgcgatattctccaatattggttttgctcaggaaaattgagcaaagataagaaaaactatataaatgaggtatcaccgtaatcgtagtgaaccagagaataaagataaaatattatttttatgttacagtgagagggggggggggggagtgctaaaaatccaaaataaaaattgatgattttgtttgtgtcccccttgaaatagttaataaaatctcatgaataagctatagacccccaaaatgaattatctatacattgtatctcatcccgtacataataagccctcatatgtttgcattacccaaaaaaataaaatttatagtacaatgtgacaatacaaatctgctgtgaatggcgcctccattcattctatacttggccgtgcgcccatacagcagtttaccaccacatatggggtatcagtacactcgagaggaattgggcatcaaacgttgcagtgcgtttcatcatttaatttattctgaaactgtcagtttggcctaaatgaatgtattttccaaaaaaattccatagtctctaaatcgcaggtccatattgttttaacccatgtgaaacacttaaagtgtTAATGGACTTaaaagaagttgttttacatatgttgaggggtgaagtttctatagtggggtaatttatgtggttttactattatttaggcctttcaaagtcacttgaaagctgagttgtccctcaaaatgtgagttttgccaattttcatgaaaatgagaaaaatcgcacctaaagttctccacctcataacatcctagaaaagtgagaggatgcataaaatatcatcccaacataaagcagacattccgtaaatgttaattatcaagctttttgggtagttttacttcctgtctggaaagcagaacatttcaaacttggaaaatgaagaatttttacaaacttttgccaaattttcactttttttctgaacgaatcgcaaaacttatcacttacattttataactaacatgaagtacaatgtatcacgagaaaacattctcaaaatcaccgggatatgttaaagcgttccgaagttataaccaattatcatgagacatgtcagatttgaaaaatcgagtctggtcattgagctgaaaactagtgtctgtgataaggggttaaagtgtcctcctccatgcttcagcaGCTGAGAAAACGCAGTGATTTATGAAGGGACGGCTGTTGTTGGTAATCGTCATGGAGCAAGTACTGCCAATGTCATTCCACATACTACTTTGTGCAATTTGTCAGTTTTAATTCAATATGGATTTCTTCTGGGTCTATTTAATACCAGGCTTAGCCTCTTTACAGAATTAGTATTATCGCAAGATATATCCAGAATAGTTTCTCAGTCATATGTTGAATCCAAATGTATATTTTGTTTGCAGTGTAGGTTTATTATATATGACAGGAAAGCTCCATTACAAATTCAGTGCCATGACATTCACATGTTACTAAAGCTTGCATCTACAAGTTTATCATTGTGATTTCATTGCATAAAACTAAGCTCATAAAACCTTTCACATAACCAACACAACCCTAACCTTACAGGCCTTATTTGCAGCCCGTTTCCGCCAGTGGACATCGGCTTTGGCACTGCTCCGCTGCTGATGATAGGAAATGCGGAATGTGACTGCTCGGCACAGTCACACACACAACAGAATTAAATGGGGGCTGTGAGTTGGCCGCAcaattgtgtgcatgaggcctaactatGTAAAAATTGTCTGCGTCATTTAATTAATATTTGAAAATCCATTCTGGTACAGTCCGAAGTTCAATCTTGGACCTGTCAGAGATAGCATTATAAGGCTATATGTAAACGTAGCGTAATGGTTACAGAATTCACTTCCGGTAATTCAGCAGGCATCAGAAACCTCCAGAAATAGTCTGGTTCCTGATGCGTTTTATTGTTCCTGCAGGGGTTGGAAAACAATTGCAATAGTTGCTTTCTGCACCATGATCTCTAGCAATTAAATTAACTGCTGCAGATCACAAGGGGAAAATCTTTTTCAtacaacaaatctgcagacagcctaagatggctatatacttcgaggctgtgaccaatgcatttcccaccctcggcttatactcgagtcaataggttttcccggtttctggtggtaaaattaggtgtctcggcttatactcgggtcagcttatatggtgtgtgtatatggtactccCTGACGATGCTGCTGTTTATTAAAACCATTTTGCCATAAAATTATGGCTCTTCCTTTAGATACATGTCTTGCCAAGCCAGAATTTTAATTTGAAGTTAAACAATTTTAATGGACAGTACCATAGTTGTGGAGTACTTTCTTCTTTTAAAGCCTACTATTTATCATTGGACCTTTAGTCGAATTGGGCTACATACAGAGAGCAGCACCCTGGAACCAGCCCGGGGAAATCCATGCGATTTCATTGTTTTGAATTACCACAACACAACAAGGTATAGGGAGTTATGGCGTAAACACAGAACTACATTTCCCTTTCTATAACCTACGATATAAAGCATGCTaccccttcccctctcccctgtaACACTACCTCCTGGTCCAGGACGAGGAGCTGGGAGCCGGGCAATGATGTAGGGAGCAGGAGGTAATGTTACAGTAGGGGTAACAGTCCAGTGATGCCATAGGCGCTCAAACGACGCCAGCATGAGTGCCTCTGGCTCATTTTTAAAAATCGTTCTAGCTGAAAATATGCTAGAAATGAGCACATCATgctgaaaatctaccatcagttgaactgatggtagatgtcctttaataaagtatattgcaaacTATGATCACCTGAACTACTAATTTATGCAATTTTATCAAAAGTTTAGAACATCTGGAGCCATAAAGTGGTTATGAAGTCTTACATATTTTAAGTTCTAACATTTTAAGCTCAATGCCAAGTATTTCATCCAGGAGTACGTGCTACATTTGATATTAGTCACACTACTTCTGATGCACATAATGATCAGTTTGGTTGGACCTTTTTATCTACTTCTCTGTTACTGttcatttttgtaattttacattttatgtatcatagtcatttgaatatttcaaaggTGACAGTAAATCAGATGTAAATTTCTTGTGAAATAAATTTCTATGTACAATTCTTCTGGGCTGTTATTTCTGCTTTCACCAAAAATGTATGGCAGGGAGGGTCTGGTAGAAATTTATTATAAGACTTCTCTGGGAAGAACATATACTGaagtacaagccgagttttttagcacaaaaaatattATACTTTTACTAtagaagtctataaaaaaattaactctctactcatctttccgatgccccccgcaGGTCATCTTCTTGCTTCTGTTGCTCTGGCTGCGGGTCCCTGCGTGATGTCAGCATCCACATGATGAAGTCAGCCGCTTGCTGTGCGCACACAATGATGTTGGCAACCATGACTGACTTCATGTTGTGTCAGACGGCAGCACACGAGGTCCTAAACACGGAGCACCGGAAAaagaagaggatctgcaaggggcgttggaaaggtgaatacagagttattttttttataggcttTGCATACTAGTTGcaggggcatgggcaggctggctagctatatactggggagcgtgggctggcgggctatatactagggggcaaggggctggcaagctatatactagggggcatgtgctggctaacaatatactaggggacatgggttagctatatactaaggggcattggctagcaggctatatactgaggggcaggagcagctggctatatactagggagcattGGCTTGTCAAGCTACATGgtggtagggggctggctggttatatactgggggcagggggatggctatatacgggggggggcatgggctagttgactatatactgggggtataggCTGGTTAGCCATAtaatagggggcaggggctggaaggctatatactagggggtaagggggctggcaggctatatactagggggtaaggggctggcaggctatatactagggggcagggggctggcttgctatatactgagggacatgggctggctagttatatactggggggtatgggaCTGGTTAGCTAtgtactggctggaggctgtgaccaatgcatttcccaccctaggcttatactcgagtcaatatgttttccagttttttgtgttaaaatgaggtaccttggcttatactcgggtcagcttataccaaGACTGATGATAAAGCTGAAAATCTTGAGGAGGAGAGACGGTTCAGGTCACTGAATACAGGTCCTAGGTTTCTGTCAACATAGTATAAGACAAAATTATAAAACACATGCACCATAAACACTCTTTGGCACAGCTGTAAATTGGGCACTGGGGACCAATTACGTGCATTTACAACCCACTTGTCTAAGTTAACACTAACATTTGGGCAGGATAGACAATCTGGCCTGTGTTTCTGTTCTGCCAAAAAGTAGAGCTATCAGGGAGATTTGGGAAACCCACAAGTCCTTTTTTATTGTATATCTAAAAAACAAGTTAACCAATTTTAGGTCCCTTACTACTGCCGTTGAAGCCCCTGTTGCACTGTAATTGGTCCAGCATTCACCTGTCCATGGATGACATTTTGAATTCAAACAGGAGTTGTTCAGGATCACAGAATTTTATTGGCAACAGGGTAAGACTCAATGAAGACCTTTCATGACCTTCACCAACCCACACCCTATGCATCTTTTAACAGTAGAGATAGTTCTACTGATTCTGTTGCAGTTGAAAATATTTCTCTAGCCCCCAAAGTTCCTGAGCAGTTAGTGTGAAAATATTTGATTTCCGAAAAGCTTTCTGATCCGGgcgatttgggatactaaaccactggtccatataGCCCAATatatgggcatctgaagtgacactccccatgGAGCCTCTAAAAGTCACTCATCTCCGAAAAAAGATAACCCTgctgggggctggtaggctgcatactacatggggtctggcatactgtatactactgggggctggcagactgtatactacttggggctggcagactgtatactacatgggggctggcaggctgtatactacatgggggctggcaggctgtatactacatgggggttggtaggctgtatactacatgggggctggtag comes from Engystomops pustulosus chromosome 6, aEngPut4.maternal, whole genome shotgun sequence and encodes:
- the PPP1R3D gene encoding protein phosphatase 1 regulatory subunit 3D, coding for MTMSSTLRPSIMPHKEQAAFGIPRSLSCINNLYQHVRLAEGFGGSGVCLTKEHHRSPTSQHTEIKVSNSCDPELHPIIRRRTKSLPSSPERKISAKCRPQCHKVRFADSLGLELAEVKVFNTSDNPFIPLHVLSRLSINSDLCCSQDLEVSIEYLEPDFKQPAECGDFLERLHQHCVCLEQVTSSVELEISGTIRVLNLAFEKLVTVRYSFTNWKTHYDARAIWLNSDNTVVPNTDVFAFVISLPPFLQQICSVVQIAVRYQVDGKDYWDNNHGNNYIFISKSHRLKIPKDCEQSWIHFI